The Macrobrachium nipponense isolate FS-2020 chromosome 13, ASM1510439v2, whole genome shotgun sequence genome has a window encoding:
- the LOC135225155 gene encoding uncharacterized protein LOC135225155: MHFQSGDIIWETSHFDEKTGKKVTARFSKPRLRSGAVPSLLPNCPSYLSSASHVRETPESKRARLDERHLQTAMADSIATHKLYKEEKSFKNIEDLVSNKLDFLDTSYWTVVKREGYVNICRILDPPEHHILLSLIINDDCSVRAFARGVEVKKLGDYKVPSQVNDIAQLELVLNKLKAVDIEQNSKDSLNVILVVLQLVISLLRNIRNEDSKFFSAITFICEQLHLMTLKRLEYSSEFVIFSSLLYNCSPQGYRLLRDSSYIILPSFSTIKRVLVSKNFSPSIEQHDENFLAYIKQKFKSLSPNDKTVNLLLDEIHLKAYLDYKGGSIVGSAFDSCAAATSAMVFMLNSITSTFKDVVHIIPTKCIKAETLHAIIRKVIVGLENIGFTVLVVITDNNSINSKAMSFFANPPKLSIVYPHPLHISRPLFFMFDSVHIFKCLRNNWFGQKDSNEKTMRFPKFSFTGRYYENNIEIYYAPLITLQKLYSLEAKSLLKHSYGLTQKALWPSNLEKQNVNLVLKIFNEYIIEALLSFGKENFLPFSAEVAHYIKVIHTWWTIMNVKSKFKGKRLNNPYATPLTNEDGDKKYEFLKNFDLWLQVWDDIKTGKGNLTRETFTAIKHTTQAMIGIAEYCISELKMDYILPGKFQTDNLEARFSKYRQMSGGNYNISVRQIFESEKKLRMISLLKKELSLDGKPVKLSQFDESKWDEMKPNVQENLAIDVNVVKRDFDECEEVLPIIVYLAGYCCYTVDKRLRCKFRKELTTENK, translated from the coding sequence ATGCATTTCCAGTCCGGGGACATCATTTGGGAAACTTCGCATTTTGATGAAAAGACTGGGAAGAAAGTCACTGCAAGATTTTCAAAGCCTCGATTACGTTCTGGTGCCGTACCATCGCTCTTGCCGAATTGCCCTTCATATCTATCCTCTGCTTCCCATGTCAGAGAAACTCCAGAATCGAAGAGAGCGAGGCTTGACGAAAGACATTTACAAACTGCAATGGCGGACAGTATAGCAACCCATAAGCTATACAAGGAAGAGAAATCTTTCAAAAACATAGAAGATCTCGTATCAAATAAATTAGACTTTCTAGACACCTCATACTGGACAGTAGTAAAACGAGAAGGTTATGTAAACATCTGTAGGATTTTGGATCCCCCTGAACATCATATACTCTTGTCATTGATTATAAATGATGATTGTTCAGTCAGAGCGTTTGCTAGAGGTGTCGAAGTTAAAAAGCTAGGAGATTATAAAGTTCCCTCTCAGGTTAATGACATTGCTCAGTTAGAATTGGTATTGAATAAACTTAAGGCTGTTGATATAGagcaaaattcaaaagattctcTTAACGTAATCCTTGTAGTATTGCAGTTGGTTATTTCATTATTGAGAAACATTCGTAACGAAGACTCGAAATTTTTCTCAGCAATCACATTCATATGTGAGCAGTTGCATTTGATGACCCTTAAAAGGCTAGAATATTCTTCtgaatttgtaatattttcatcactgCTGTATAACTGTTCGCCTCAAGGGTATAGACTGTTGAGAGATAGTAGTTATATAATCCTCCCTAGTTTTTCGACAATTAAAAGGGTTTTAGTTTCAAAAAACTTCAGTCCATCCATTGAACAACATGACGAAAATTTTCTTGCCTACATTAAGCAAAAATTCAAATCCCTTTCACCTAACGATAAAACTGTAAATCTATTGTTGGACGAAATTCATTTAAAGGCATATTTAGATTATAAAGGGGGTAGCATTGTGGGCTCGGCTTTTGACAGCTGTGCAGCAGCAACCAGTGCAATGGTTTTCATGTTGAACAGCATCACGTCAACGTTCAAGGATGTTGTACATATCATACCCACAAAATGCATCAAAGCTGAAACATTGCATGCTATAATAAGAAAGGTTATAGTAGGTTTAGAAAACATCGGTTTCACTGTACTTGTAGTCATAACGGACAATAATTCTATCAATAGTAAAGCGATGTCATTTTTTGCTAATCCACCTAAATTATCCATAGTATACCCACACCCTCTCCACATAAGTCGACCACTTTTCTTTATGTTTGATTCGGTCCATATTTTTAAATGCCTCAGAAATAATTGGTTTGGACAAAAAGATAGTAATGAGAAAACAATGAGATTTCCAaaattttcctttacaggtcgttattatgaaaataatattgaaatatattatgccCCATTAATTACCTTGCAAAAGCTGTACTCTTTAGAGGCAAAATCCCTTTTGAAACATTCATATGGTTTAACACAGAAAGCTTTGTGGCCGTCAAATCTTGAAAAGCAAAACGTTAATCTGGTTCtaaaaattttcaatgaatatattATTGAAGCACTTTTGTCATTTGGAAAGGAAAACTTCTTGCCATTTTCCGCTGAGGTAGCCCATTATATTAAAGTAATTCATACTTGGTGGACGATAATGAACGTGAAGTCAAAGTTCAAAGGCAAAAGATTGAATAATCCGTACGCTACACCCTTAActaatgaagatggagataaaaaATACGAATTTCTGAAAAACTTTGACCTATGGTTACAAgtttgggatgatattaaaacaGGTAAAGGAAACCTAACAAGAGAGACGTTCACTGCCATAAAGCATACAACACAAGCAATGATTGGAATAGCAGAGTACTGTATTTCGGAATTAAAAATGGACTACAtcttaccaggaaaatttcaaacagaTAACTTGGAAGCAAGGTTTAGTAAATATCGTCAAATGTCCGgtggtaattataatatatctgtaaGGCAGATTTTTGAGTCGGAGAAAAAACTCAGAATGATTTCCTTGCTTAAAAAAGAGTTATCTTTGGATGGAAAGCCTGTTAAATTATCTCAGTTTGATGAGAGTAAATGGGATGAAATGAAACCAAATGTGCAGGAAAACTTGGCTATAGACGTAAATGTTGTAAAAAGAGACTTTGATGAGTGTGAAGAAGTTCTTCCAATAATTGTATACTTGGCGGGTTATTGTTGTTACACAGTTGATAAGAGATTAAGGTGTAAATTTCGCAAGGAACTCACTACAGAAAACAAGTGA